In Candidatus Promineifilum breve, one genomic interval encodes:
- a CDS encoding ABC transporter permease, with product MLNLFIKHPRFAQLFDMLLPLLATLAALGVGAIMLQLLGANPFTAYSALLKGAFGSQNALADTIVRATPLLLVALGICIAFRAGVINIGGEGQLVAGAILGTLVGLMFPEAPGIVVIPLALVAGFVGGAIWGGIPGVLKAYYNVNEILSTIMLNIIAVQGMNYLLRQPMIDPAQAQASSRIPQTARLAQAFDLPRLVPTRLHLGALIAVVLAFVVYIFLWRTTTGYRIRAVGLNPDASRYAGINVKRNIVLALLLSGAFAGLAGAVQVYGVHHRMFTDGSLAGFTGSAGFNGIVAALFGKLNPIGAIPASFIFGALIVGANSLQRAMQVPAALITALNGLVVVFVVSSEIFSRRLNRARRLGVETPAESRAGWQPAPAAPPDVGEGADGIAGGEEAGYQPALQGGGKASQ from the coding sequence ATGCTCAATCTCTTCATCAAGCACCCCCGATTTGCCCAACTCTTCGATATGCTCTTGCCGCTGCTGGCGACGCTGGCCGCGCTGGGGGTCGGGGCCATCATGCTGCAACTGCTGGGGGCCAACCCCTTCACCGCTTATAGCGCCCTGCTCAAAGGCGCGTTCGGCTCGCAGAACGCCCTGGCCGACACCATCGTGCGGGCCACGCCGCTGCTGCTGGTGGCGCTGGGCATCTGCATCGCCTTTCGCGCCGGGGTCATCAACATCGGCGGCGAGGGGCAACTGGTGGCCGGGGCCATCCTGGGCACGCTCGTCGGCCTGATGTTTCCCGAAGCGCCGGGCATCGTGGTCATCCCCCTGGCGCTGGTGGCCGGTTTCGTCGGCGGGGCCATCTGGGGCGGCATCCCCGGCGTGCTGAAAGCTTATTACAACGTCAACGAAATCCTGAGTACGATCATGCTCAACATCATCGCCGTGCAGGGCATGAACTACCTGCTGCGCCAGCCGATGATCGATCCGGCCCAGGCCCAGGCCTCGTCGCGCATTCCGCAGACGGCGCGGCTGGCCCAGGCCTTCGACCTGCCGCGCCTGGTGCCCACCCGGCTGCATCTGGGGGCGCTCATCGCTGTGGTGCTGGCCTTCGTGGTCTACATCTTCCTGTGGCGGACGACGACGGGCTATCGCATCCGCGCCGTGGGCCTGAACCCCGACGCCTCGCGCTACGCGGGCATCAACGTCAAGCGCAACATCGTTCTGGCGCTGCTGCTCAGCGGCGCGTTCGCCGGGCTGGCCGGGGCGGTGCAGGTCTACGGCGTGCATCACCGCATGTTCACCGATGGCTCGCTGGCCGGCTTCACCGGCTCGGCCGGCTTCAACGGCATCGTCGCCGCGCTGTTCGGCAAGCTCAACCCCATCGGCGCGATCCCGGCCTCGTTCATCTTCGGCGCTCTCATCGTGGGGGCCAACAGCTTGCAGCGGGCCATGCAAGTGCCGGCGGCGCTCATCACGGCCCTGAACGGCCTGGTGGTCGTCTTCGTCGTCAGTAGCGAGATATTCAGCCGGCGTCTGAACCGCGCCCGGCGGTTGGGCGTGGAGACGCCCGCCGAAAGTAGGGCGGGTTGGCAACCCGCCCCAGCCGCGCCGCCGGATGTGGGCGAGGGGGCGGATGGGATTGCCGGCGGAGAAGAGGCGGGTTACCAACCCGCCCTACAAGGCGGAGGGAAGGCAAGCCAATGA
- a CDS encoding ABC transporter permease — protein sequence MNNAQLIAVLASIILQASPLIIAVCGEILTERAGVVNLSLDGTMLMAAMTAFVVGLMTQNVWLGFLAAAVVGMIFAAIVAVGSIRLGQSQVAIGFVLALLGDDLSAFLGQNYTRMRGVTVPHFGIPLLKDIPVIGPIFFDHDVVVYFAMILIAVTWWWLNRTQPGLRLRGAGERPAAAFARGVNVNRQRYLYTILGGALVGIAGAAFSLNVKIGWSDGHIRGMGWIALAIVIFGGWSPIRGAFGALLFGATKALATVLQRAFPEVSVVAFNSLPWILMILVLLAVGSDYTERFINAMPKSWQRPLRRVLRVSPPMALGTPFQEG from the coding sequence ATGAATAACGCACAACTCATCGCCGTATTGGCCTCGATCATTTTGCAGGCCTCGCCGCTCATCATCGCCGTTTGTGGCGAAATCCTGACCGAGCGGGCCGGCGTCGTCAATCTGTCGCTCGACGGCACGATGCTCATGGCGGCCATGACCGCCTTCGTCGTCGGCCTGATGACGCAAAACGTGTGGCTGGGCTTTTTGGCCGCGGCCGTGGTCGGCATGATCTTTGCCGCCATCGTCGCCGTCGGCAGCATTCGCCTGGGGCAGAGCCAGGTCGCCATTGGCTTCGTGCTGGCCCTGCTGGGCGACGACCTGAGCGCCTTCCTGGGCCAGAACTACACCCGGATGCGCGGCGTCACCGTGCCCCATTTCGGTATCCCGCTGCTCAAGGACATCCCCGTCATCGGCCCGATTTTCTTCGATCACGACGTAGTGGTCTATTTCGCCATGATCCTGATCGCCGTCACCTGGTGGTGGCTGAACCGCACCCAGCCCGGCCTGCGGCTGCGCGGCGCGGGCGAGCGGCCGGCGGCGGCCTTCGCTCGTGGGGTCAACGTCAACCGCCAGCGCTACCTGTATACCATTCTTGGCGGCGCGCTGGTGGGCATCGCCGGGGCGGCCTTCTCGCTCAACGTCAAAATAGGCTGGTCCGACGGCCACATCCGCGGCATGGGCTGGATCGCGCTGGCGATCGTCATCTTCGGCGGCTGGTCGCCCATTCGCGGCGCGTTCGGCGCGCTGCTCTTTGGCGCGACCAAGGCCCTGGCGACGGTGTTGCAGCGCGCCTTCCCCGAAGTGTCGGTCGTGGCCTTCAATAGCCTGCCCTGGATTCTGATGATTCTGGTGCTGCTGGCGGTCGGCAGCGACTACACCGAACGATTTATCAACGCCATGCCCAAGAGCTGGCAGCGGCCATTACGCCGCGTGTTGCGCGTTTCGCCGCCGATGGCTCTCGGCACGCCCTTCCAGGAAGGGTAG
- a CDS encoding ABC transporter permease subunit: MTQAQTGRGWLLRLWPLVPIAAALIFTSGLLLLFDASPAEAYRAMWDGAFGGQDKILGVLAFWVPMLLASTGLIITFTAGLWNIGVEGQIILGAICASWVALRLSGPAWVLIPLEIGAAMLGGALWAGLSAVLKTRGKVNEIFSGLALNNLAIILTNYLISGPWQPPEGGSFRGTTPFQEAALLPRLWESRFSPLSLILATIAIIGVYYILRGTTWGLKLKALGKNPYSAYLLGVSSERETILAMMACGALAGLGGAVRVLSWFDSLRQSISGGIGFLSLLIVMLAAYRILWVPLIAFFFSVVLNGSITLQLKTQLHSALGGILTGVMVLFVLLFGSARQLGIGRVSSHHGGEDPLPNPLPGGEGTGKDPLPSPLPGGEGTGKDPLPSPLPGGEGTGKEPLPNPLPQGEGTVTPLPPGGVGGGRGD, from the coding sequence ATGACACAGGCGCAAACCGGCCGCGGCTGGCTGCTTCGCCTTTGGCCGCTCGTGCCCATCGCCGCCGCGCTCATTTTCACCAGTGGCCTGCTGCTGCTGTTCGACGCCAGCCCGGCCGAAGCCTATCGGGCCATGTGGGACGGCGCGTTCGGCGGCCAGGACAAGATTCTGGGCGTGCTGGCTTTCTGGGTGCCCATGTTGCTGGCCTCCACCGGCCTGATCATCACCTTCACCGCCGGCTTATGGAACATCGGCGTGGAGGGGCAGATCATCCTGGGAGCCATCTGCGCCAGTTGGGTGGCCCTGCGTCTCAGCGGGCCGGCCTGGGTGCTCATCCCGCTGGAGATCGGCGCGGCCATGCTGGGCGGGGCGCTGTGGGCCGGGCTGTCGGCCGTGCTCAAGACGCGCGGCAAGGTCAACGAGATTTTCAGCGGTCTGGCGCTCAACAATCTGGCAATTATCCTGACCAATTACCTGATCTCCGGGCCGTGGCAGCCGCCGGAGGGCGGCAGCTTTCGCGGCACGACGCCCTTCCAGGAGGCGGCCCTGCTGCCCCGGCTGTGGGAGTCGCGCTTCAGCCCGCTGTCGCTCATCCTGGCGACCATCGCCATCATTGGCGTCTACTACATCCTGCGCGGCACGACCTGGGGCCTCAAGCTGAAGGCGCTGGGCAAGAACCCGTATTCGGCCTATCTGTTGGGCGTATCGAGCGAGCGCGAGACGATCCTGGCGATGATGGCCTGTGGCGCGCTGGCCGGGTTGGGCGGGGCGGTGCGCGTCCTCAGTTGGTTCGACAGCCTGCGGCAAAGTATCTCCGGCGGCATCGGCTTTCTGTCGCTGCTCATTGTGATGCTGGCCGCCTATCGCATCCTGTGGGTGCCGCTGATCGCCTTTTTCTTCTCGGTCGTGCTCAACGGCAGTATTACGTTGCAATTGAAGACGCAACTGCATTCGGCGCTGGGGGGGATTTTGACCGGGGTGATGGTGTTGTTTGTGTTGCTGTTTGGGTCGGCGCGGCAATTGGGGATTGGCCGGGTATCTTCTCATCATGGGGGTGAAGACCCTCTCCCTAACCCTCTCCCGGGGGGAGAGGGGACAGGAAAAGACCCTCTCCCTAGCCCTCTCCCGGGGGGAGAGGGGACAGGAAAAGACCCTCTCCCTAGCCCTCTCCCGGGGGGAGAGGGGACAGGAAAAGAACCTCTCCCTAACCCTCTCCCACAGGGAGAGGGGACAGTTACTCCCCTCCCACCGGGAGGGGTTGGGGGAGGGCGAGGCGACTGA
- a CDS encoding ABC transporter ATP-binding protein: MRVELRDIRKYFGQVKANDGINLTFEPGKIYALVGENGAGKSTLMKILSGYQPPTGGEILLDGRPVRFHSPADALAKGVGMLYQDPLDMPPFRVIDNYLLGRDNRTRLDYKAARAELDALAARYGFSIDANATIDSLSMGERQQLELVRLLAGGAQVLILDEPTTGISAEQKGVLFDSMRVMTREEGKTVILVSHKLEEVQELCFYAYILRRGKLAGDQELPCLNEQLVEMMFGQAPQRSRRPDFALGQPVLELQDATIATYQLTIPPINLSVRAGEIFGFAGLEGSGQRLVMQACGGLIPVAGGRVRLGGQDVTGWRYHRLQDYGVGYVAAGRLEEGLVAGLSLTEHLVLARPGQRFFVDWKENQAEMGERIKTYQIVGRPETTADALSGGNQQRLLFSLLNAPLKLLLLEHPTRGLDVRSADYIWQLLYQRRQDGTAILFISADLDEIIEHSDRIAVFSGGVMSRVLDARATTAEELGHLIGGQA; encoded by the coding sequence ATGCGGGTCGAGCTGCGAGACATCCGTAAGTACTTCGGACAGGTGAAAGCCAATGACGGCATCAACCTGACCTTTGAACCGGGCAAGATCTATGCGCTTGTGGGCGAAAACGGCGCCGGCAAGAGCACCCTGATGAAGATCCTGTCCGGCTACCAACCCCCAACCGGCGGCGAAATCCTGCTCGACGGCCGGCCGGTGCGCTTCCATTCGCCGGCCGATGCGCTGGCCAAGGGCGTGGGGATGCTCTATCAGGACCCGCTGGATATGCCGCCGTTCCGGGTCATCGATAATTATCTGTTGGGCCGCGACAATCGCACGCGCCTCGATTATAAGGCCGCCCGCGCCGAATTGGACGCGCTGGCCGCCCGCTACGGCTTCAGCATCGACGCCAACGCCACCATCGACTCGCTGTCGATGGGCGAGCGGCAACAACTGGAACTCGTCCGCCTGCTGGCCGGCGGGGCCCAGGTGCTCATCCTCGACGAGCCCACCACCGGCATCAGCGCCGAGCAAAAAGGCGTCCTGTTCGATTCGATGCGGGTAATGACGCGCGAAGAGGGCAAGACCGTTATTCTGGTTTCCCACAAGCTGGAAGAGGTGCAGGAGCTTTGTTTCTATGCCTACATCCTGCGGCGCGGCAAGCTGGCCGGCGATCAGGAGTTGCCCTGTCTGAACGAACAACTGGTGGAAATGATGTTCGGCCAGGCTCCGCAGCGCAGCCGCCGCCCGGACTTCGCCCTGGGCCAGCCGGTGCTCGAATTGCAGGACGCGACCATCGCCACCTACCAATTAACCATTCCCCCCATCAATCTCTCCGTCCGCGCCGGGGAGATTTTTGGTTTTGCCGGGCTGGAGGGCAGCGGGCAGCGCCTGGTCATGCAGGCCTGCGGCGGGTTGATCCCCGTGGCCGGCGGTCGGGTTCGCCTCGGCGGCCAGGACGTGACCGGCTGGCGCTACCACCGGCTGCAAGATTACGGCGTGGGCTACGTGGCCGCCGGACGGCTGGAAGAGGGACTGGTGGCCGGCCTCAGCCTGACCGAGCACCTCGTCCTGGCCCGGCCCGGCCAGCGGTTCTTCGTCGATTGGAAAGAGAATCAGGCCGAGATGGGCGAGCGGATCAAGACCTATCAGATCGTCGGCCGGCCGGAGACGACGGCCGACGCCCTCTCCGGCGGCAACCAGCAGCGCCTGCTCTTCTCGCTGCTCAACGCGCCGCTGAAGCTGCTGCTGCTGGAGCATCCCACCCGCGGCCTCGACGTGCGCTCGGCCGATTACATCTGGCAACTGCTCTACCAGCGCCGCCAGGACGGCACGGCCATCCTGTTTATCTCGGCCGACCTGGATGAGATCATCGAGCATAGCGACCGCATCGCCGTGTTCTCCGGCGGTGTCATGTCGCGCGTGCTCGACGCGCGGGCCACGACGGCCGAAGAACTGGGCCATCTGATAGGAGGACAGGCATGA
- a CDS encoding zinc metalloprotease, protein MTSLFNVLALVYIVRAIQLAVQIGRNWGALRQEPLTGAKQRQAEQAAFFLGVPPAVLVHEAAHALAVVAFGGRVVEFGYRVFWGYVVPDGVFSAAENWLIAIAGTLGSLAFGTAVWLVARRSPSRTIRYFGLRAVRFQIYFSLLYYPLFSLFLPIGDWRSIYDFGATPILSAATAVAHALALLWFWRADRVGTFEMVAFESAAAQSRFERAGNSLGDPMVQLQAIAALQVGGAPHQARTALDIFLSDYPQSAEGHLQKALLRGGRGQVDPDAARSAERALALGLRQPDDAALARRLVARHYLERGDGRAAVAALDPALAAAEIDPAGLSPGHLAELRYMRAQGYRRLGQYEAARADIAAAQQTAAELGHEPLLRRYAEEAQLINAHDRDHGRDHAGRDLSPPVSEGNTTNHSSDA, encoded by the coding sequence ATGACGAGTCTGTTCAACGTCCTGGCCCTGGTGTACATTGTTCGCGCCATCCAATTGGCGGTACAGATCGGCCGAAATTGGGGCGCGCTGCGGCAGGAGCCACTCACCGGGGCCAAACAACGCCAGGCCGAACAGGCGGCGTTCTTTTTGGGCGTCCCCCCGGCCGTACTGGTCCACGAGGCAGCCCATGCCCTGGCGGTCGTGGCCTTCGGCGGGCGGGTGGTCGAGTTCGGCTACCGCGTCTTCTGGGGCTACGTCGTGCCCGATGGGGTGTTCAGCGCCGCCGAAAACTGGCTCATCGCCATCGCCGGCACGCTGGGGTCGCTGGCCTTCGGCACGGCCGTGTGGCTGGTGGCTCGCCGCAGCCCCAGCCGGACCATCCGCTACTTCGGCCTGCGCGCCGTGCGCTTCCAAATCTACTTTTCCCTGCTCTATTATCCGCTCTTCAGCCTGTTTCTGCCCATCGGCGACTGGCGCAGTATCTACGACTTTGGGGCGACGCCCATCCTGAGCGCGGCTACGGCCGTGGCCCACGCCCTGGCCCTGTTGTGGTTCTGGCGGGCTGACCGCGTCGGGACGTTCGAGATGGTGGCCTTCGAGTCGGCCGCCGCCCAGAGTCGTTTTGAGAGGGCCGGCAACTCCCTGGGTGATCCCATGGTCCAGTTGCAGGCCATTGCCGCCCTGCAAGTCGGCGGCGCACCCCACCAGGCCCGCACCGCGCTGGACATTTTCCTGAGCGACTATCCCCAATCGGCCGAGGGGCATCTGCAAAAGGCATTGCTCCGCGGCGGACGCGGCCAGGTAGACCCCGACGCCGCCCGTAGCGCCGAGCGCGCCCTGGCGTTGGGGCTGCGCCAGCCCGACGACGCGGCGTTGGCCCGGCGGCTCGTCGCCCGCCACTATCTGGAGCGGGGCGACGGCCGGGCGGCCGTGGCGGCGCTCGATCCGGCCCTGGCCGCGGCCGAAATCGATCCGGCCGGCCTGTCGCCGGGCCATTTGGCCGAACTGCGCTACATGCGCGCCCAGGGCTATCGCCGCCTGGGCCAATACGAGGCCGCCCGCGCCGACATCGCCGCCGCCCAACAGACGGCGGCCGAATTGGGCCATGAGCCGCTGCTGCGCCGCTATGCCGAGGAGGCGCAATTGATCAATGCCCACGATCGTGACCATGGGCGTGACCACGCCGGGCGCGACTTGTCGCCCCCGGTTTCTGAGGGAAACACCACCAATCACTCCAGCGACGCCTAG
- a CDS encoding cyclic nucleotide-binding domain-containing protein: protein MSDKSEFLSELPLFTNLSEAAIDAIAGITKEYAFDSGAVIAYQRDIAGQFYIVKEGRLFTIAIDNNGITRGSKSYFPGQYFNEMWLLVPGVHPATIKGGEAGRLYVIEGSDFVQLLKRFPAIIDALAPYEDDDDTHYGLSDEAWLEAQKLKLRPRRVTTSAGGALLPEERLELFTRRSWWYLLGLLLLPFSLLIIAIVVVIVTPTDTGLEVSVKYGLPIILILISLIIALLRLIDFRADYFLITNRHLTHHEFELRHFRIQLVKVPIGQIQTVEIVKPSFLANMFNIGTARVTTAAIAGVILFDNIDNPVVVKNILERLIGQYKTQESAQTQAVMRQALEKHFGVGSPLTPTETPAAPAPRPRSPEGFFAGLSKRYGWRVIEGNTITYRKSLFVLLKQVSLPLLVFVGLGVALAGAIYAEITPWVVAILIGVGALANLGWFVWQLENWRNDIFQLSDRFVLDVDRKPFGFGESRKQAAISNIQNVDASRPGFLPTLFNYGFVSIDTAGSKSDIVFDYVPNPELIQSDIFQRIDESRRQQRVQEGSTRRQEYALLLDVYRQAMEQQRIPRRTPTDFEET from the coding sequence GTGAGCGATAAGAGTGAATTCCTGAGCGAGTTGCCCCTCTTCACCAATCTGAGCGAGGCGGCCATCGACGCCATTGCCGGCATCACCAAAGAGTATGCCTTCGATAGCGGCGCGGTCATCGCCTACCAGCGCGACATCGCCGGCCAGTTCTACATCGTCAAGGAAGGGCGGCTGTTCACCATCGCCATCGACAACAACGGCATCACGCGCGGCTCCAAATCCTACTTCCCCGGCCAATATTTCAACGAGATGTGGCTGCTGGTGCCCGGTGTCCATCCGGCCACCATCAAGGGCGGCGAGGCAGGACGCCTCTACGTCATCGAAGGCTCGGATTTCGTCCAACTGCTCAAACGCTTCCCGGCCATCATCGACGCGCTGGCCCCCTATGAGGATGACGACGATACCCACTATGGCCTGAGCGATGAGGCCTGGCTGGAGGCACAAAAGCTCAAGCTGCGCCCGCGCCGCGTCACCACGTCGGCCGGTGGGGCATTGCTGCCGGAGGAACGGTTGGAGTTGTTCACCCGTCGTAGCTGGTGGTATCTGCTGGGCCTGCTGCTGCTGCCGTTCAGCCTGCTGATCATCGCCATCGTCGTCGTCATCGTCACGCCGACCGATACCGGCCTGGAAGTCAGCGTCAAATATGGTCTGCCCATCATCCTGATCCTCATCAGTCTCATCATTGCCCTGTTACGGCTGATCGACTTCCGCGCCGACTACTTTCTGATCACCAACCGCCATCTGACCCACCACGAGTTCGAGTTGCGCCATTTCCGCATCCAACTGGTGAAAGTGCCTATCGGTCAGATACAGACGGTCGAAATCGTGAAGCCTTCCTTCCTGGCGAATATGTTCAACATCGGCACGGCGCGGGTGACGACGGCGGCCATTGCCGGCGTCATCCTGTTCGACAACATCGACAATCCGGTCGTGGTTAAAAACATTCTGGAACGTCTGATCGGCCAATACAAGACGCAGGAGTCGGCCCAGACCCAGGCCGTCATGCGCCAGGCGCTGGAAAAACATTTCGGTGTCGGTTCGCCGCTGACGCCCACGGAGACGCCGGCCGCCCCCGCCCCCCGGCCGCGCAGCCCGGAAGGGTTCTTCGCCGGACTAAGCAAGCGCTATGGCTGGCGGGTCATCGAGGGCAATACGATCACCTATCGCAAGAGCCTGTTTGTGCTGCTGAAACAGGTCAGTTTGCCGCTGCTGGTGTTCGTCGGGCTGGGTGTGGCCCTGGCGGGGGCCATCTATGCCGAGATTACGCCCTGGGTGGTGGCGATCCTGATCGGCGTCGGCGCGCTGGCCAATCTGGGTTGGTTCGTGTGGCAGTTGGAGAACTGGCGCAACGACATCTTCCAACTGAGCGACCGCTTCGTGCTCGACGTGGATCGCAAGCCGTTCGGCTTCGGCGAGAGCCGCAAGCAGGCGGCCATCAGCAACATCCAGAACGTTGATGCCTCGCGTCCCGGTTTTCTGCCGACGCTGTTCAACTATGGCTTTGTCAGCATCGACACCGCCGGCTCCAAATCCGATATCGTCTTCGACTACGTGCCCAATCCCGAACTCATCCAGAGCGACATCTTCCAGCGCATCGACGAAAGCCGCCGCCAACAGCGCGTGCAAGAGGGCAGCACCCGCCGCCAGGAGTACGCCCTGCTGCTCGACGTCTATCGCCAGGCGATGGAACAACAGCGCATCCCGCGCCGCACCCCCACCGATTTTGAGGAGACATGA
- the def gene encoding peptide deformylase, translating into MSKLPIVTIPDKGLRDKTRPVTKFDADLQQLIDNMIETLSEANGVGLAAPQIGRPLKLAVIWTLPEEDDAGNELPDTRDLYVVINPEIFWASRETDKGIEGCLSIPGYLGEVERSVSIRVRGLDRHGRKFRRRFDDWDARIFQHEIDHLNGVLYIDKLTTPENIWTEEEFEAMRQEREKAKGQQAEHEPMVGD; encoded by the coding sequence ATGAGCAAACTGCCTATCGTGACCATTCCCGACAAGGGCCTGCGGGACAAAACGCGCCCGGTCACTAAATTCGACGCCGATCTGCAACAGCTGATCGACAACATGATCGAGACGCTGAGCGAGGCCAACGGCGTCGGGCTGGCCGCGCCACAGATCGGCCGGCCGCTGAAACTGGCCGTCATCTGGACGCTGCCCGAAGAGGACGACGCGGGCAATGAGCTACCCGACACGCGCGACCTGTACGTGGTCATCAATCCCGAGATCTTTTGGGCCTCGCGCGAGACGGATAAGGGCATCGAGGGCTGCCTCTCGATCCCCGGCTATCTGGGCGAGGTGGAACGGTCGGTATCAATTCGCGTGCGCGGCCTCGACCGCCACGGCCGCAAGTTCCGCCGCCGCTTCGACGATTGGGACGCCCGCATCTTCCAGCACGAGATCGACCACCTCAACGGCGTGCTCTACATCGACAAGCTGACCACGCCGGAAAATATCTGGACCGAGGAGGAGTTCGAGGCCATGCGCCAGGAGCGCGAGAAGGCCAAGGGCCAGCAAGCGGAACACGAGCCGATGGTGGGGGATTGA
- the gatC gene encoding Asp-tRNA(Asn)/Glu-tRNA(Gln) amidotransferase subunit GatC produces MSLSHDEVARIAHLARLALTEEELNHYGAQLSAILEYAARLNELDVSGMEPAAQPAARRNVMRDDAITPSLPTEDALFNAAATAEGQFFIQAVLDE; encoded by the coding sequence ATGTCACTGAGCCACGATGAAGTTGCCCGGATCGCCCATCTGGCCCGGCTGGCGCTGACCGAGGAAGAATTGAATCACTATGGCGCGCAGCTTTCGGCCATCCTGGAATACGCCGCGCGGCTGAACGAGCTGGACGTGAGCGGCATGGAGCCGGCCGCCCAACCCGCCGCCCGCCGCAACGTCATGCGCGACGACGCCATCACCCCCTCGCTGCCGACCGAAGACGCCCTCTTCAACGCCGCGGCCACGGCCGAGGGGCAATTTTTCATTCAGGCCGTGTTGGACGAATGA
- the gatA gene encoding Asp-tRNA(Asn)/Glu-tRNA(Gln) amidotransferase subunit GatA, protein MDITTLTLTELRDALRSGATTSVAATEAMLDRIVAHDNDILSYLTVTDEMALEAAAAADQRRAAGEEGPLLGIPLAVKDILCLAGAPTTAGSKILEGFIPPYNAHAVDRLIAAGAVILGKTNTDEFAMGSSTENSAYCTTRNPWDTARVPGGSSGGSAAAVAAGLAYGALGTDTGGSVRQPASFCGLVGIRPTYGRVSRWGVVAFASSLDQVGAFGRTVADTAAQLSVIAGYDPRDSTSLDAPVPDYEAALTGDVRGLRVGVPREYFVEGIEPAVEAAVRAAIDDLAALGAEVVEISLPHTKYGLPVYYLIAPAEASANLARYDGTRFGPRVAGADMIDTVRHTRALFGPEVKRRIMLGTYALSAGYYDEYYGRALKARALIADDFGRAFQNVDVIAAPTSPTTAFAIGDRADDPLSMYLADIFTLPLNLSAACGLSVPCGFDGGGLPIGLQLIGDTLQEARILNAAYAYERARPWYQQRPALL, encoded by the coding sequence ATGGACATCACCACCCTGACCCTGACCGAACTGCGCGACGCGCTGCGCAGCGGCGCGACGACGAGCGTGGCCGCCACCGAGGCCATGCTCGACCGCATTGTCGCCCACGACAACGACATCCTCAGCTATCTGACCGTCACCGACGAGATGGCCCTGGAGGCCGCCGCCGCCGCCGACCAGCGACGCGCCGCCGGCGAAGAGGGGCCGCTGTTGGGCATCCCGCTGGCGGTCAAGGACATCCTCTGCCTGGCCGGCGCGCCGACCACCGCCGGCAGCAAAATCCTGGAGGGCTTCATCCCGCCCTACAACGCCCACGCCGTCGACCGGCTCATCGCCGCCGGGGCGGTCATCCTGGGCAAGACCAATACCGACGAATTCGCGATGGGGTCATCGACCGAGAACTCGGCCTACTGCACCACGCGCAACCCGTGGGACACGGCCCGCGTGCCCGGCGGCAGCAGCGGCGGCAGCGCCGCGGCCGTGGCCGCCGGGCTGGCCTATGGCGCGCTGGGCACCGACACCGGCGGCAGCGTGCGCCAACCGGCCTCGTTCTGCGGTCTGGTGGGCATCCGCCCCACCTATGGCCGCGTCTCGCGCTGGGGGGTGGTGGCCTTCGCCTCGTCGCTCGATCAGGTGGGCGCGTTCGGCCGCACCGTGGCCGACACGGCGGCTCAATTGAGCGTCATCGCCGGCTACGACCCGCGCGACAGCACTTCGCTCGACGCGCCCGTGCCCGACTACGAGGCCGCTCTGACCGGCGACGTGCGCGGGCTGCGTGTCGGCGTGCCGCGCGAATATTTCGTCGAGGGCATTGAGCCGGCGGTCGAGGCGGCGGTGCGGGCGGCCATCGACGACCTGGCCGCGCTGGGGGCTGAGGTAGTCGAGATCAGCCTGCCCCATACCAAATATGGCCTGCCGGTCTACTACCTCATCGCCCCGGCCGAGGCCAGCGCCAACCTGGCCCGCTATGACGGCACGCGCTTCGGCCCGCGCGTGGCCGGGGCGGACATGATCGACACCGTGCGCCACACCCGCGCCCTCTTCGGCCCGGAGGTGAAGCGGCGCATCATGCTGGGCACGTATGCCCTCAGCGCCGGCTACTACGACGAATATTACGGCCGCGCCCTGAAGGCCCGCGCCCTCATCGCCGACGACTTCGGCCGCGCCTTCCAGAACGTCGATGTCATCGCCGCGCCCACCAGCCCGACGACGGCCTTCGCCATTGGCGACCGGGCCGACGACCCGCTGAGTATGTATCTGGCCGACATCTTCACCCTGCCACTGAACCTGAGCGCCGCCTGTGGCCTGTCGGTGCCCTGCGGCTTCGACGGCGGCGGGCTGCCCATCGGCCTGCAACTCATCGGCGACACGCTGCAAGAAGCGCGCATCCTCAACGCCGCCTACGCCTATGAGCGGGCGCGGCCGTGGTATCAGCAACGGCCTGCTCTCCTTTAG